A genomic segment from Saimiri boliviensis isolate mSaiBol1 chromosome 14, mSaiBol1.pri, whole genome shotgun sequence encodes:
- the TLE2 gene encoding transducin-like enhancer protein 2 isoform X5 yields the protein MNPQRCSKWTNPSRFRKAVVGGRIIQTNKEMIVMKHQQQVLQAVERAKQVTVGELNSLIGQQQLQPLSHHAPPVPLTPRPAGLVGSSATGLLALSGALAAQAQLAAAVKDDRVGAEAEGSRVERAPSRSASPSPPESLVEEERPSAPGGGGKQRADEKELSGPYESDEDKSDYNLVVDEDQPSEPPSPATTPCGKAPICVPAHRDLVDSPASLASSLGSPLPRAKELILNDLPASTPASKSCDSSPPQDASTPGPSSASHLCQLAAKPAPSTDSIALRSPLTLSSPFTTSFSLGSHSTLNGDLSVPSSYVSLHLSPQVSSSVVYGRSPMMAFESHPHLRGSSVSSSLPSIPGGKPAYSFHVSADGQMQPVPFPSDALVGAGIPRHARQLHTLAHGEVVCAVTISGSTQHVYTGGKGCVKVWDVGQPGAKTPVAQLDCLNRDNYIRSCKLLPDGRSLIVGGEASTLSIWDLAAPTPRIKAELTSSAPACYALAVSPDAKVCFSCCSDGNIVVWDLQNQTMVRQFQGHTDGASCIDISDYGTRLWTGGLDNTVRCWDLREGRQLQQHDFSSQIFSLGHCPNQDWLAVGMESSNVEILHVRKPEKYQLHLHESCVLSLKFASCALASLQCPLFELRCSPCPGRWFVSTGKDNLLNAWRTPYGASIFQSKESSSVLSCDISRNNKYIVTGSGDKKATVYEVVY from the exons ATGAACCCACAACGATGTTCAAAATGGACAAATCCAAGCAGGTTTAGGAAGGCCGTCGTGGGAGGCAGAATTATACAGACAAACAAAGAAATGATTGTCATGAAG CATCAGCAGCAGGTACTCCAGGCTGTAGAGCGTGCCAAGCAGGTCACCGTGGGGGAGCTGAACAGCCTCATCGGG cagcagcagctccagccGCTGTCCCACCACGCCCCTCCCGTGCCCCTCACCCCCCGCCCAGCCGGGCTGGTGGGCAGCAGTGCCACGGGGTTGCTCGCCCTGTCCGGAGCCCTGGCTGCCCAGGCTCAGCTGGCTGCGGCTGTCAAGGACGATCGTGTGGGCGCGGAGGCCGAGGGGTCCAGAG TGGAGAGAGCCCCGAGCAGG AGTGCGTCTCCCTCGCCCCCCGAGAGTCTGGTGGAGGAGGAGCGACCCAGTGCCCCCGGTGGTGGTGGGAAGCAGAGAGCCGATGAGAAGGAGCTGTCAGGACCTTAT GAGAGTGATGAGGACAAGAGTGATTACAACCTGGTGGTGGATGAG GACCAACCCTCAGAGCCCCCCAGCCCGGCTACCACCCCCTGTGGAAAGGCACCCATCTGTGTTCCTGCCCATCGGGACCTGGTGGATAGTCCAGCCTCCTTGGCCTcaagtctcggctcaccgctccCCAGAGCCAAGGAGCTCATCCTG AATGACCTTCCTGCCAGCACTCCTGCCTCCAAGTCCTGTgactcctccccaccccaggacGCGTCCACCCCGGGGCCCAGCTCGGCCAGTCACCTCTGCCAGCTCGCCGCCAAGCCAGCGCCTTCCACAGACAGCATCG CCCTGAGGAGCCCCCTGACTCTGTCCAGTCCCTTCACCACGTCGTTCAGCCTAGGCTCCCACAGCACCCTCAATGGAGACCTCTCCGTGCCCagctcctacgtcagcctccacCTGTCCCCACAGGTCAGCAGCTCTGTGGTATACGGACGCTCCCCCATG ATGGCATTTGAGTCTCACCCGCATCTCCGAGGGTCATCCGTCTCTTCCTCGCTACCCAGCATTCCCGGGGGAAAGCC GGCCTACTCCTTCCACGTGTCTGCAGACGGGCAGATGCAGCCGGTGCCTTTCCCCTCGGATGCACTGGTGGGCGCGGGCATCCCACGGCACGCCCGGCAGCTGCACACGCTGGCACACGGCGAGGTGGTCTGTGCGGTCACCATCAGCGGCTCCACGCAGCACGTGTACACGGGTGGCAAGGGCTGTGTGAAGGTGTGGGACGTGGGCCAGCCTGGGGCCAAGACACCTGTGGCCCAGCTCGACTGCCTG AACCGAGACAACTACATTCGCTCCTGCAAGTTGCTGCCGGATGGCCGGAGTCTGATCGTGGGCGGGGAAGCCAGCACCTTGTCCATTTGGGACCTGGCAGCGCCCACCCCCCGTATCAAGGCCGAGCTGACCTCCTCGGCCCCAGCCTGCTACGCCCTAGCCGTCAGCCCCGACGCCAAGGTTTGCTTCTCCTGCTGCAGCGATGGCAACATTGTGGTCTGGGACCTGCAGAACCAGACGATGGTCAG GCAGTTCCAGGGCCACACGGATGGCGCCAGCTGTATTGACATTTCTGATTATGGCACTCGGCTCTGGACAGGgggcctggacaacacggtgcgCTGCTGGGACCTGCGGGAGGGCCGCCAGCTGCAGCAGCATGACTTCAGCTCCCAG ATTTTCTCCCTGGGCCACTGTCCTAACCAGGACTGGCTGGCGGTCGGAATGGAGAGTAGCAACGTGGAGATTCTGCACGTCCGTAAGCCGGAGAAGTACCAGCTGCACCTGCACGAGAGCTGCGTCCTGTCCCTCAAGTTCGCCTCCTGCG CCCTGGCCTCTCTTCAGTGCCCCCTCTTTGAACTGCGCTGCTCTCCCTGCCCAGGACGGTGGTTTGTGAGCACAGGCAAGGACAACCTGCTGAACGCCTGGAGGACGCCGTATGGCGCCAGCATTTTCCAG